The nucleotide sequence CACCCGCAGCCACACGCCGAACAGGCCCAGGGGCTCGAGCACCAGCACCAGCACCACGACCACGGACAGGAGCACCGTCGCCTGCTGCGCGGAGGTCAGCTGGTTGATGAGCGGAATGGAGTGCCCCACCGACTCGGCGAGGGGGCTCAAGAAGGTGAAGGCCAGCGCACCGCTGACCGCGCCGAAGACGGTGCCCACGCCGCCGAGCACGATCATGGCGATGAACTGGATGGACAGGTTCAGGTCGAACGGCGGCTCGACGGTGATGTACTGCTGCTGGAACGCGAACATCGCGCCCGCCACGCCCGCCAGGAACGACGAGACGCCGAAGGCCTGCAGCTTCGCCTGCGTGGTGGCGACGCCGAGCACCTCCGCCGCGAGGTCCTGGTCCCTCACCGCCATCATCGCCCGGCCGCTGTTGGAGCGCTGGACGTTCTTCGTCAGCCACACCGTGCCGCCGGCCAGCAGCAGGAAGAGGAAGTACAGCTTGCGCTCGAAGGTGACGACCACCGGCCCGAGCAGCCAGGTGCCCGCCACCGTGGCGGC is from Pyxidicoccus xibeiensis and encodes:
- a CDS encoding branched-chain amino acid ABC transporter permease is translated as MPTRPLVIRYEDDLKLLPGLWQKAGATLAVVIALSYPWLVSSRWLTVGNLGLVAIVGAAALMVLTGFAGQVSLGHAAFLALGAYTVAVLGQKWGWPFWLALPLAGAVSAFVGVVIGAFALRLKGLYLAIVTLGLVFLTQHVLLAYPEVTNGLSGTSVPMYWWFRDEAGQAATVAGTWLLGPVVVTFERKLYFLFLLLAGGTVWLTKNVQRSNSGRAMMAVRDQDLAAEVLGVATTQAKLQAFGVSSFLAGVAGAMFAFQQQYITVEPPFDLNLSIQFIAMIVLGGVGTVFGAVSGALAFTFLSPLAESVGHSIPLINQLTSAQQATVLLSVVVVLVLVLEPLGLFGVWLRVKRYFQAWPFRY